The stretch of DNA CCCCGCGAGCAGGACCGGGTGGCCGGTCCGGACGACGAGCAGCCCGGCGGCGTCGGCCCCGACGACCGGGAGCTCCGACAGCACGTCCACCCGACCGGGGCGTAGCAGGCCGACGCCGACGGTCAGCCAGAACAGGACCTGGTAGGGGTTCGTGAGCGCGAGCACCAGCGCCTTCCTGAAGCCGCGGCTCGCGTCGTCGACGTCGCCGGCCTCGACCGTCGACAGCGCGTTCGCGTCCGCGACGGCCCCGTAGGCGAACCACAGCATCAGCAGGCCGCCGACGGCCAACATCCCCCGTTCGAGGGTCGGGGTCTCCCGGACGACGGCCGTGACGCCGACCAGCGACAGGACGAAGAAGCAGGCGTCGGCGGTCATCGCCCCCAGGCCCGCCGCGAAGCCGGCGTCCCAGCCCCGGAGGGCGCTCTCTTCCGCGATGACGGCGTTCATCGGGCCGGGCGGGGCCGCGAGTGCGAGCCCGAACACGACCCCGCCGACCGCCGTCGGGAGGAGCGCGAGCCAGCCGCCGGCCGCGAGTACCGGTCCGAACGGGAGCCAGTGATGCATCTGTTGTGGATGCGAAAACAGTGAGAAACGCGTCAGACTACAGCTTGCCGGCCTTCTGCAGCTTCATCAGGTCCTCGGTGTCGAGGGTCTCGCCTTCCTTGAACTTCTGGTAGATCTCCTCGGCCTCCTCGCGGGCGGCCTCCTGCTTCTCCTCGCGCTGGCTGCGCTCTTCCTGCTCTTCCTTCTTGTCCAGTTCGCGCAGGCGCTTCTGGACGCGCACGAAGTCCTCGTGGTGCTGGTCGGCGGCCTCCTGAGCCTCCACGAACTTCTCGTGCATCTCGTCGGCCTCGTCGCGGATCTCGTCGGCTTCGCGGTAGGCCTCGATCATCTGGTTGTGGTGCTTCTGGGCCTCGTCCGCGAGCTCGGTGACCTTCTGGTGGTGCTTCGAAGCCTCCGAGCGGACCTCCTCGGCCTCCTCCTTGAGCTCCTCCAGATCGTCACTCTGGTCGAGTTTCTCCTTCTTCTCCTGGAGCTTCTCGCGCTTGGTCTCGATCTTCTCGATGAGCTCCTGCTCGTCCTCGGAGGAGAGGACCTCGGTCTGCTGTTTGAACTCCAGGTCCTCGATCTCGTCTTTGAGCTCGTCGACGGACTTGCCCTCGTCGAGTTCGAGGTCGTTCTTGACGTTGTCGACCTTGTCGAACAGCTCGTTGGCCTTCGCGTTGAGCTCGTTTCGCTTGTCCTTGTGCTCCTGGACCTGCTCGTTGAGCTCGTCGCGCTTCTCGCGGTGTTCCTGGGCCTCGTCGACCTTCTCGCGGGTCTTCGCGTTCAGGTCGTCGCGCTCGGAGGCGCGCTCGGAGGCCATCTGGTTCAGCTCGTTGCGGCGGTCGCGGAGCTGGCCGGCGAGCTTGATGAGCTCGCCCTTGGACTTGTTTTCGAGTTCTTCGTCTGTTACGGAAACGTTCTTTGACTGGTCTATCGAGTCTGCCATGGTTAAACCTCTATGCCATCACCGCTCTCACGTGGACGGCCGCGTCGCTCTGTGGGGGCTGACGCCAATAACAAGGGTTCCCTCTCATGTTGGGCACGGAGCGATGCTGCCTGAACGCGGGAGCGTTCTGGTACTTGCTATTACCGGGGGATGCAATTTAAATATTCTGGTGGACGGAATAACGTGGTGAACTCTCACACACCGGTTCTCGGGCGCGTGAAGCCCTACCACGACTTCGGGATCGTTTATATATCCTCGTCGATCGTGTACTCGTTGGTCACCACGTCGCCGTCGACGGCGACCGCCAGGGTCACCTCGTCACCCGCCGCGAGCGAGAGGCTGCCGACGGTGACGCGGCCGAACGCACTGACCGTGTGCTCCGTCTGCTCCCGATCGCCGTCGTGGTCCCACTCGACGGTGACCGTCGCCCGCGCGGGGCGGTCGTGGAGCAGGCACACGTCGCTCTCGCCGGGCGTGGGATCGGCGAGGACTACCTGCGTGGGTTCGTAACTGGCGGCGAGGGCCTCGTAGGCCGGCCTGGGGCTCCCGTCCGCCGCGATGACTCCGATCGCGTCGTCGCCCGCGTCCCGCAGACTGTCCAGTGTGGCGACGGCCGTCTCCCGGCGGCGGAGCCGCTCGGCGACGGCCTTGACGACGCGGGCCTGGTGGGACTGGCCGGCGTCGTCGGCACCGGCGGCAGCGCCGTACCCTCCGACGACGTCGCCGACGCCGTAGTGGTCACAGAGC from Haloarcula litorea encodes:
- a CDS encoding coiled-coil protein; translated protein: MADSIDQSKNVSVTDEELENKSKGELIKLAGQLRDRRNELNQMASERASERDDLNAKTREKVDEAQEHREKRDELNEQVQEHKDKRNELNAKANELFDKVDNVKNDLELDEGKSVDELKDEIEDLEFKQQTEVLSSEDEQELIEKIETKREKLQEKKEKLDQSDDLEELKEEAEEVRSEASKHHQKVTELADEAQKHHNQMIEAYREADEIRDEADEMHEKFVEAQEAADQHHEDFVRVQKRLRELDKKEEQEERSQREEKQEAAREEAEEIYQKFKEGETLDTEDLMKLQKAGKL
- a CDS encoding LysE family translocator: MHHWLPFGPVLAAGGWLALLPTAVGGVVFGLALAAPPGPMNAVIAEESALRGWDAGFAAGLGAMTADACFFVLSLVGVTAVVRETPTLERGMLAVGGLLMLWFAYGAVADANALSTVEAGDVDDASRGFRKALVLALTNPYQVLFWLTVGVGLLRPGRVDVLSELPVVGADAAGLLVVRTGHPVLLAGLFGGIALWITGFPAAIVAARRRVERLAPAVAWASAAVLAGSGLLFLLRAAGSV